From the Callospermophilus lateralis isolate mCalLat2 chromosome 10, mCalLat2.hap1, whole genome shotgun sequence genome, the window AAGGCGCTAAACAACCTAAGgataccctatctctaaataaaatacataaagagctggggatgtgactcagagatCCAATGCTCCCAAGTTCAAAGTACCtccccctccccacaaaaaaaataattgtaataAATTCAgaatgggaatgtagctcatgggtagaatgcttgcttagcatgtgtaagtTCCCCAGTTCAAATCCCAGCACCAGAAAGAAcaaaggggggtgggggggacttTAAGTAGCCTTTGGGTGGGTCAGCAGGTGGGGATTACTAGATGCAGGGATCTTTTTGAGTGTTTTCCCCAGAATCCTGGAAAACAAGAATTCTAACATTAGCAATCTTGAAATTCGATGCCTGTTTTTATCCCTCCACCCAAGAATAACCAGTGATTCTGCCCCCCAAGGACCCATACAGGTATTTCCCCACAGCCAAAGCTATTAGCCAGCCGACTCCTCCCATCTAGGGGCGGAGCTCCGTAGGGGCGGGGCTTAGCGTAACAATGGAGCTTGGGTTGCTCAGGCAACATAACTGGCCCTCCAGGGCGCATCCGGGTCAGTGCATAGGAGCAAGGTTCCAAAGCCAGACGCCAAGCACAGCAGCGGGCGCAGATCCACAGAAGCCAGGACTGCGGCCCACCCGAAAGCTTAGCGCACCTCACCTATCCTCCTGACCCGACTGTCACTGCGCGCAGCAACTGCCACCTGTGCTCCGCACTCACTTTGCCCCGAAACGGGAGCATCCACCACAACGCCTTCGACATGGTGGGCATTCGTCCACGAAGCCCCAGCGCCTGCCCCGCGCCCTGGGGGGGACCACAGCCTGAAGGACCTGGTCCTGCCAAACGCCGCCGACTAGACGACCCTGCAGACCCCGCAGAGCCCCCAGCGGCACCCAACCTGCAAAACTCTGCAGCATCAGCAGCAGCAGCCAACGCCACCGCGCTCCCCTCCGTGGTGGTTCTGGCAGCGGGCTGCTCCTTACAGGTACCCATGGACGACGGCCACCTGGTGCTACAGCCTGCGCCATCCTCGGTCCTGCAAGTGAATCTCCAAGGACACAACCTCATTCTGATCCCTGAGGGCCTCGTGGGAGCCACCGACCAACGCCCAGGAGGCCAGGGAGACTGTCCTGAAGACCCGGAACTGGGCGCCTTCCTGAGACCCCTCGGTGAGAACAGGGTCGTCGAGCAGGGATTCTTCTGCGAATTTATGCCAGAGATCGTCAGAAAAATAGAGGAGTTCGAGGAGCAATGGATGGACCCTCCAGCCGGCCCGCGGGGGCCCATCCCATATCTCCCTGCTTGGGCCCCCACCCCTAGTCCAGTGAGGCGCTCTTCTAATCCCGCCTACGACGTGGATTTCCACCTTCTGAGGCCCTTCCCCACCTCACCACTGCAACCTCTACCTCCCTCTCCAAGTTCAAGTCCCCAGGCGCCTCCTCAGTGCTCTCCACGCCCTAGGAGCAAAGCCTGCAGATGTCTCTTCTAGGAAGAAAGGAACTTCTCCCCACCCCACCACCGGACCCAACTCCTGGACACTCTCCTGGGGGGCATGCTGGATCCTCAGAGCCCCTCAATAGTCAGCAATTCTGTGCTGACAATTGTTTTTTCTGTACCGGATTGTAAGGAAATAAAGACTTCAGGAAGAGAAGGCAGACTCCACAATTCATCTTGGAAATGGAAAATCTTCAGGGAAACCAAAAACTgtgttttcagattttagagaCTTCTTCACAGGATCATtctctaaacacacacacaccatttccCTGCATTTTGTAGACGTTGTTTTCTCTCAAAATGCACTTTTTAACTCATATCACCACTCCCCTCTTTTTCCCCCAAACCAAGAAATCATTGGATTTCTTATGCTGTGAGTTTCCTTCTGTGTTTTCCCATGGATTTATGAAGACATTCAGCCATAGCATGTCTAGTTCTTGATTTTTCCAGCTGCTGCCCCAGTGAACTGCCAAACAGTATGATGGTTACTACATCTGATTGTATGATGTTTGTTCTCAGCAGTCTCTTAACCTGTTGAAGAAATTCTCTTCCAATTTTACTTCTTAATGTAAATGAGATTTATGTGGAATTTTATCCGATGTTGTCCGCATGCAttggaatatattttttaaatatattcatctgGTGATTTAAACCAATAGACTGATGGAAATGTTTGCTTTACTGCTATTCCACAGTGTTTTCTACCATTtaaatagtatgctgatttttttctAATGTAAATAAAACTTGTAACATTTGAAATGTTAATTTATTACCGTGTTTGCTTCATTTCTATAAagtaaaatattacaaaactgaAGTCAAAGGGTCATTTCATTTCAAAACTTCAGTAACTATTCAGATTGACCAGCGAACCTtactaattattttaattatttagttgtagctgaacagaatacctttattttatttattcatctattttttatgtgatgctgaggattgaacccagtgcctccatgGACTAGGCAAGGGTTCTATTGCTGAGCTACAGCTCCAACCCCACATTACCAATTCTTTcctacctttttattatttatttttaaaactccttCAAGGTGTTTATTATCAGTGGCTGATGGAAAATTCTCCATCAAAAGTTGTCATTTTTGAGCATTGGGTATCTGTCCAGGAAAATCAGGGTACTGGGAAAGGAAGCTCACAGTGTCCAACTTTATTGCCCTCAACCTCCATTCAACTGTGGTTTTAATGGTGGCAAAAACCattattttggaactgaaaaggtcTTCTAGCATAAAACTATTCATTCCTATTTATACCGGGACGCAACACTCTCTaaagaaacccagagtgcctcatctctttttatttcattttctcacattttattggtatgttataattatttgtatttatgtcataatttttatttattttttattttttattggtcgttcaaagcattacatagctcttgacatatttcatacattacctTTTAATGATTACATTCTACTCATTCAGTCTATCCTCAATTTTCATCTGGCTGAAGAATATCCTTTAATAGTTATTTCCACCATGTCCTATGTGTGGTAAACTACCTTGGTTCTATAAGTTTGAACATGGTTTTGCATGATAAACTCTCTTAGTATTGTATGCCTGAAAAGGCCATTATTACTCATGTATGAACATTTCAATTTGGTGTCAACacaccttatatataatcagagatatgataaattattgtaTAGTGGTATATTAAGAGTTGTAAagcaaaataaatttcaaaaagaaaaaaatgcaattaTCAAATATTCATTCttaaatataaaatgatatataACTGCTTGAACAATATTCGCCTATTGCCATTTTTGTGGTTGCAAGATAAAAAGTCTGCCAATCAAGTTGGTATTCCTTTATATGTGACTTTTCtactcattgtagtattttttaaattatcttattttacactttgtgttccttgatttttaaatgtttttatccttgccttatacataatagtggggttcattttggacACTCATACATTCatagaatataattggttccatatTAATACCCGTACTTccactttcccttccctcctctctcccctattcctcttcctctctactagtcttccttctatttatttttagcttttttaaTCAG encodes:
- the LOC143642186 gene encoding proline-rich protein 23C-like; amino-acid sequence: MVGIRPRSPSACPAPWGGPQPEGPGPAKRRRLDDPADPAEPPAAPNLQNSAASAAAANATALPSVVVLAAGCSLQVPMDDGHLVLQPAPSSVLQVNLQGHNLILIPEGLVGATDQRPGGQGDCPEDPELGAFLRPLGENRVVEQGFFCEFMPEIVRKIEEFEEQWMDPPAGPRGPIPYLPAWAPTPSPVRRSSNPAYDVDFHLLRPFPTSPLQPLPPSPSSSPQAPPQCSPRPRSKACRCLF